A stretch of DNA from Toxotes jaculatrix isolate fToxJac2 chromosome 15, fToxJac2.pri, whole genome shotgun sequence:
TTCTAGAATTCTTGCTCAAACTGAACTTTTCCAGCAGTGAGACAGGTCCTGGTCTTTCACCGGGGAGAAGACCGGGATCAAACTGTTTCACTAAAACGTCGAACACAGTTTTGATGTGAtaatctgatcaaaccacacgTACCGCTGGGGTCCAGCTTCCTTCTTGCTTGTGTTCTTTTCCATGAGGAGGACACTGAGTCTGGGGTGTCCAGCTGTGTggacacaggagaggagagttTGGAAGAGGCTGAAAGAGTTGGTGACACAGAAGAAGGCAGACAGGAGGACACTACAGGGGTACGCAAGGGTGAGGACACAGGACATGtcagggaggaggggggagaaacAGGAGGGatctgggaggaggaggaaggcgcAGGAGGAGCCAGGGACGAGGATCCAGGAGTGAGAACAAAAGTCAATTCAGTGTCAAACTCTGGGCTGAGCAGAGGTGTGGACGTGGACTCTGATCCTGAGTCAGCTGCGGTGTGAGCAGGGACGATGTGGTGGTCTGGTGGtggagactctgtctctgcgGCCGAAGGCTCctcactgtctgctgctggaCTCTCCCCCGTCCCAGCGGCTGCTCTAGATGGCATGGACActttgaagaagaagagactgtGATGTGGACACTGACATTGCAAAGCACACAGACGTCAGAGAATCTAATGATGTGAAGtgacacacagtcactgctCCGACAGGAAGCTTCAGACTCACAGGAGATTTTCAATGAAGCCTTCAACTTACACTTTATCCATCAGGGTGAAAAAGCTGAGGTTTGCATTTTCACCCTGAGTCAAACTATTCAAACGTCAGCAAAAAGTCTTTGAAgtcactgagagagaaaacaaactgtgcttTGCTGCTGAACTTCACTCAGCATGGTGTGGTTTACtcccacagcagctctgtgtgagcAGGTGTGCGTACGCTGCACTGCTGAACTTTCATatttctgttaaacatacatGTGCTTCTCTTTTGCACCGTCCACAGCTTCAGCTGTCTGCTCCACCTTTTCACTCTTTAATCTTATTCCTTATACCCTTTCTTCTTTAGGTCCTCTGCAAAGGTATTCCTCATTTTATTTCTTGTGATATACTGATAATATTGTAAGTAATAGTTTCATGTCACCACATGGAGCGTGTTACTGTAAAGCTGATTACCAGTTCAGTTCAGATCAgttcagatcagatcagtgcAGGATCCTGCAATCAGCTGTTATTGAGTCATTAAAGGaactctgctgtgaaaatgcaGAATGTGTCCGTTACCGTTGAGAAGACGTTCATAAATCCTCTTTATTGTGACCAGGGCATCTTTAGCATCTTCTGCATTCATTTGCCACGGACAGAAGCACTCAGCTAAAAAACCATTGGCAGTTCTCCTGGCAAGAAGCAGCATTGGATGTCGCTCCAGAAGTTCCCACTTGTGGAGCTGGAACAAAATTTTACACATGATCATAATGAAAACATGACACATGAGTTCAGAGGTCATGTCAAGAAAACTTCTGCAAAACCCAAACCTGAATATTGGAATTCAGTGAGAGACACGAGACAAACAGCTTCTGAgtatgttggtttttcctttagtTTGTCACCAGTCTGTGGCTCATCCACAGTCTGTGGCTCAtccacagtgtgtctgtggttgaTTACAGTGGTTTCCAGTCTGTGGATACGACTGTTCCGATTCCTGTGTTTGCATGATCATTGTATATGTGTGACTTTTCACACACAGAATTATTACtgatctttatttttatgtgcCTGTAAATGATGTGATAAGGAGACCAATACAGAAACACGTTTGTGGATTACCTCCAATTTTCTGACAACCAACTGAAAATACAACAACCTACCAGCAGATCTGTTGCATCATAAACTTTGTTGACACTGctgttctttttctgcctctccttccAGCCGTGGGCaagctttttctttattttctccagTTTTTGCTTGTACGGCTGTTTGGCCCCACAGTGCCCACACGTCTTACTGGCAACTCCGATTTTCTTCTTACAGTCCTGGCATTCTTTCTGAGTAGGCATCtggaaaaggaaacacaaacaatgaTCAGAACATTGCGTCCAGGGATCTGGAAGAGAACAAACAGTGTGGGAATTACTGTTGGTTTTCATGATATAACCAACATGTACCTGCTGGGAATAACATATATGTGAGGTGGTATTCATCATACAAACAGGCACGCCAGCTGATTCTGTCATATATTGACaatgcaaacattttatttacatacttGACTTTAACCTTTGATGAAGGTTCTAATGTTGTGTCTGTACTGACACTGTGTTAAAGAGGTGCTGATTCAGCTTCGTGATCATTCTGGAGGATGTGGTTCATAGTGCTGCTGAACCGCACAGAGTTATACAGAGTTATACAGAGTTATACAGAGTTATACAGAGATATACAGAATTATACAGAGATATACAGAGTTATACAGAGATATACAGAGTTATACAGAGATATACAGAGTTATACAGAGATATACAGAGTTATACAGAGTTACTTCAGCTTCATTATGGGTGTGCCATGTTGTTAActgcagagaggacacaggGGACACAGCACGGCCATGTCAGTGGAGAGCTGATACACTGACTGCTCTGCAGATGAACTGAAACTTTTCATCACCCcgaccaatcaatcaatcaatcaagcaTAAAGAATGCATGTCACCTTTGACCTGAGCTCATATAAAAATCTGcccttttcattttgtgttgagTGAATAGCACAGGTGAACAGCTGAAGGGATCAGTGGTGTAAGTGGAGGTCTGGACGCAGCTAACGTTACACACCGTTATCTCTCTGACTCCTTCTCTGTGCTCGGACCAGCCGCCGTGTGAAGGCACCCTGATAAAAGCACAGCGGTCATCTCTGATCGTGTTCAGCTGTAACTTTCCCACAGCTAACTGTTGGCTAAGTTAGCAGCTCTTCACTAAACAAGGATGCTCCCTCCATAAACAACAGGAAAACGCATCTAAACCAGACAATGAAAGATCCTGACTGCGAATTCTAATGTTCTTCAAAGCGTTTTATTAATGTTTACTGACATTTACCTTTGATATCGATCAGACGTCCACAACACAAAGTGCtccagtcttcttcttcttttcgaTTTTTAATGGCGTTTGCCAAACCAGCTGCATTACCGCCACCTACTGGACTGGACGGGAAACAGCGGCTTGGTAGAAAACACCTGATTTCTCTCTAACAGGTTAACAGTCGTactagtttttttgtttgttttaaagcatCGACTCTACACACTCCGATACGACAGGTGGCGCCATGCACCCGAGGTTTCCCTAGTGACCGTCACTTCCGGTCTTGAGCAGAACCGGATACAAACATGGCGACGATGGCGGAGAAGTCGACGAAAGAGCGGCTGCTGTCTGTGTTGGATGATTTGGAGGTTTTATCCCGGTAAAGTTAAGCTCGTGTGGCCGTTTCCTGGCCGGTGTTTGCCGTGTTATTTCCCGTGAGCTTCTGCTCTAACACCGGCTCTGatctgaactctgacctgcGTGTTTTCACTCTTTCAGGGAGCTGATAGAGATGTTGGCTCTGTCCAGGAGCCAGAAACTGCCCCAGCCGGGGGAAGACTCTCAGGTAACACAGCAAGGACTCGGGGGAAGTATGGGAACAAAGCCACAGTGAGACCGTGGTAATGTAACGTGCTGTGCTTGGGTTAGTAATGGGGGCGCCCTTTGTGGTCTTTGTCCTCAGATCCTGGAGCTGCTGGTGCAGAGGGACAGGGAGTTCCAGGAGCTGATGGAGGTGGCTCAGCAGCAGGGGAAGGTGCACCAGGAGAtgcagctgctggagaaggaggtggagaagagagacagcGACATCCAGCAGCTCCAGAAGCAGCTGAAGGAGGCCGAACACATCCTGGTGGGTGGTGCTGTCTGTGCCCGAGGGCCCACTGTCTCCTGATCCATGTCTCTTACATTACATGTTACTGAAGA
This window harbors:
- the LOC121194124 gene encoding uncharacterized protein LOC121194124 isoform X1, whose translation is MPTQKECQDCKKKIGVASKTCGHCGAKQPYKQKLEKIKKKLAHGWKERQKKNSSVNKVYDATDLLLHKWELLERHPMLLLARRTANGFLAECFCPWQMNAEDAKDALVTIKRIYERLLNVSMPSRAAAGTGESPAADSEEPSAAETESPPPDHHIVPAHTAADSGSESTSTPLLSPEFDTELTFVLTPGSSSLAPPAPSSSSQIPPVSPPSSLTCPVSSPLRTPVVSSCLPSSVSPTLSASSKLSSPVSTQLDTPDSVSSSWKRTQARRKLDPSECPIHQGSTSFPYQKILGERIREGRAEVLVQWHPCSGWCVCYLKLTLLGEKWKNTWEPKENILS
- the LOC121194124 gene encoding uncharacterized protein LOC121194124 isoform X2, which translates into the protein MPTQKECQDCKKKIGVASKTCGHCGAKQPYKQKLEKIKKKLAHGWKERQKKNSSVNKVYDATDLLLHKWELLERHPMLLLARRTANGFLAECFCPWQMNAEDAKDALVTIKRIYERLLNVSMPSRAAAGTGESPAADSEEPSAAETESPPPDHHIVPAHTAADSGSESTSTPLLSPEFDTELTFVLTPGSSSLAPPAPSSSSQIPPVSPPSSLTCPVSSPLRTPVVSSCLPSSVSPTLSASSKLSSPVSTQLDTPDSVSSSWKRTQARRKLDPSECPIHQGSTSFPYQKILGERIREGRAEVLVQWHPCSGCGEKWKNTWEPKENILS